Proteins found in one Arachis stenosperma cultivar V10309 chromosome 8, arast.V10309.gnm1.PFL2, whole genome shotgun sequence genomic segment:
- the LOC130945705 gene encoding uncharacterized protein LOC130945705, whose protein sequence is MSNTNTISDTQNTTQDQEDEELLVVFNNEDVKEGLQGCKNSLIGRLLTEKNINSAWIQSAMQNIWKKPEGLRIVELKPKIYQIFFQKETDLDRVLKGSPWNFRNSWFLLKKWDRSEDPVEKGLDKADIKVQIWNLPEHCKTTRLGWKIASALGVVKERDVFENTRDQVRFIKAIVTLNTNKPILKGANIGSKEDGLIWTDFKYEKLPNFCYYCGLIGHEKSNCQQAIDDEEKGENKSKELGSWLKADLIGSIVKVVKNQQNRDSEERKKKNTMSQQRLTARMLEKLEKLTMTDIPEPSNSKGKEAEQLQYNQEQRVGIEQEETEEIPLTLVKQVSNTPQTMAIESVPEKAEQKNSTENIEEEAKRKETKKKEIKEQKREFTPTVLEEVTSTKTAKETTKQGNKTWKRQARQMAATTKNEKENADFGQQKRKALEAEKIEIDSTEVKMIKINAEPILLTAEAAQQPCRRP, encoded by the coding sequence ATGTCAAACACAAACACCATTTCAGATACACAAAACACAACTCAAGACCAAGAAGATGAAGAACTATTGGTAGTGTTCAACAATGAAGATGTGAAGGAAGGCTTACAAGGATGCAAAAATAGCTTAATAGGAAGATTACTGACTGAAAAAAACATCAACAGCGCATGGATACAATCTGCAATGCAGAACATTTGGAAGAAACCAGAAGGTCTGAGAATAGTAGAGTTAAAGCCAAAGATCTACCAAATTTTTTTCCAGAAAGAGACAGACTTAGATAGAGTGCTGAAGGGGAGCCCATGGAATTTTAGAAACTCATGGTTTCTCTTAAAGAAGTGGGATAGAAGTGAGGATCCAGTAGAGAAAGGACTAGATAAAGCTGACATCAAGGTGCAAATATGGAACTTACCTGAGCACTGCAAGACTACAAGGTTAGGGTGGAAGATAGCCTCTGCTTTGGGTGTTGTTAAAGAGCGTGATGTTTTTGAAAACACAAGAGACCAAGTGCGCTTCATAAAAGCCATAGTAACTCTTAACACAAACAAACCCATCCTAAAAGGGGCGAATATTGGCAGCAAGGAAGATGGGTTGATCTGGACAGATTTCAAATATGAAAAGTTGCCAAACTTCTGTTACTACTGCGGGCTGATAGGGCATGAGAAAAGTAATTGCCAACAAGCAATAGATGACGAGGAAAAGGGAGAGAACAAATCTAAAGAGCTGGGGTCCTGGTTGAAAGCCGATTTGATAGGAAGCATAGTGAAAGTAGTGAAAAATCAACAAAACAGAGACTcagaggaaagaaagaaaaaaaacacaatGTCCCAGCAAAGGCTTACCGCAAGAATGCTAGAAAAGTTGGAGAAATTAACAATGACAGATATACCAGAGCCATCTAACAGTAAGGGAAAGGAGGCAGAACAATTACAATACAACCAAGAACAGAGAGTAGGGATAGAACAAGAAGAAACAGAAGAAATCCCTTTAACACTAGTGAAACAAGTAAGCAACACACCACAGACGATGGCCATTGAATCTGTACCAGAAAAAGCAGAACAAAAAAATAGCACAGAGAacatagaagaagaagcaaagaggaaagaaacaaagaagaaagagatCAAGGAGCAAAAAAGAGAGTTTACTCCAACAGTTTTGGAAGAGGTCACCAGTACAAAGACAGCAAAGGAGACAACAAAACAAGGAAACAAAACTTGGAAGAGGCAAGCAAGACAAATGGCAGCAacaacaaaaaatgaaaaagagaatgCAGACTTTGGACAGCAAAAGAGGAAGGCACTAGAGGCTGAGAAGATAGAAATTGATAGTACTGAGGTGAAGATGATAAAAATTAACGCAGAACCCATACTTCTAACGGCAGAGGCTGCTCAGCAGCCCTGTCGAAGGCCATGA